The Vitis riparia cultivar Riparia Gloire de Montpellier isolate 1030 chromosome 10, EGFV_Vit.rip_1.0, whole genome shotgun sequence genome includes a region encoding these proteins:
- the LOC117924034 gene encoding uncharacterized protein LOC117924034 has product MSLFLDTLNQYLQLGIGIFSDHLTIKTKYGAIFVAGMPIIICVVIFYAWAYKNGAWERKGKARPAYMRSMSIGLLHGGHLALQRLVDYHEAQAELDKTEKKLEKLLADPHLHFRQLESTVAKLEMSRKEAAAVKALKSAMEKAQREGKAHEEYEIGMLLVEMLIYKGDWNEALSYKCLKDEKISDARRPLYKAIIYILSGECEEAESCWEEFNMIRENFLLCPNSESLQQYEAINDFSEFEKLVKLLMS; this is encoded by the exons ATGTCTTTGTTCCTAGATACCTTGAATCAATATTTACAACTAGGGATAGGAATTTTTTCTGACCATCTTACTATAAAAACCAAGTATGGAGCAATTTTTGTGGCTGGAATGCCTATCATTATCTGTGTTGTCATCTTCTATGCATGGGCATACAAAAATGGAGcatgggaaagaaaaggaaaggctcGTCCTGCTTATATGAGGTCCATGTCCATTGGACTTCTCCATGGAGGCCACCTGGCCCTACAGAGACTGGTTGACTATCATGAGGCTCAGGCAGAGCTAGATAAGACTgagaaaaaattggagaaattaCTTGCTGACCCTCACCTTCATTTTAGGCAGCTGGAG AGTACGGTGGCAAAGCTGGAAATGAGCAGAAAAGAAGCTGCAGCTGTAAAAGCACTTAAATCAGCAATGGAAAAAGCCCAGAGGGAAGGAAAAGCACATGAAGAATATGAAATTGGAATGTTGCTGGTGGAAATGTTAATCTACAAG GGTGATTGGAACGAGGCTTTAAGTTATAAATGCTTGAAGGACGAAAAGATCTCTGATGCTCGACGTCCACTGTACAAG gCCATCATTTACATCTTATCAGGGGAGTGCGAAGAGGCCGAAAGTTGTTGGGAAGAGTTTAACATGATTCGAGAAAATTTCCTGTTGTGTCCGAATTCGGAAAGCTTGCAACAATATGAGGCCATTAATGATTTCAGTGAATTTGAGAAGTTGGTGAAGTTGCTcatgtcataa
- the LOC117924045 gene encoding uncharacterized protein LOC117924045 isoform X1 has translation MDSSFCLRYCSLSSLPLRVPSTVNFSRANKPHFSFHPSSLSLSKSSRSGPIRHIPSPITCATNGSNGFSRPATNDKGDNNIARGTVRVSLAMACVLGIIGCSYTMKHKAHAFPPIGSPWGAETATNKANRFIDQMDRGVAPSKIDEQLKNTFMENPEEAYNVQMELIRIHINRGKYDEASRHCEDLSKKEIYYSRYFRTDQRYHLYKGIVYAMWYKNDVKAKECFQKYIDILDASPKLG, from the exons ATGGACTCCTCATTTTGTCTTCGGTATTGCAGCCTGTCCAGTCTGCCCCTTCGTGTGCCTTCGACTGTGAATTTTTCAAGGGCTAACAAACCCCATTTCAGTTTTCACCCTTCttccctttctctttctaaGAGTTCCAGGAGCGGCCCCATTAGACACATCCCTAGTCCCATAACTTGCGCCACCAATGGGAGCAATGGATTTTCGAGGCCTGCAACAAACGATAAAGGTGATAACAATATTGCAAGAGGTACAGTACGGGTCTCTTTGGCTATGGCTTGTGTACTTGGGATCATTGGCTGCAGTTACACAATGAAGCATAAAGCCCATGCATTTCCGCCGATTGGTTCTCCATGGGGTGCAGAGACTGCTACCAATAAG GCCAATAGGTTTATAGATCAAATGGATCGTGGAGTGGCACCCTCCAAAATTGATGAACAATTGAAGAACACATTCATGGAAAACCCAGAAGAAGCTTACAATGTACAAATGGAACTAATAAGGATTCATATCAATCGG GGAAAATATGATGAAGCTAGCAGGCATTGTGAAGATCTTTCTAAGAAAGAAATATACTATAGTCGCTACTTTAGGACAGACCAAAGATATCATCTTTACAAG GGTATTGTATATGCCATGTGGTATAAAAATGATGTCAAGGCAAAGGAATGCTTTCAGAAATACATTGATATCCTAGATGcatctccaaaacttggatga
- the LOC117924045 gene encoding uncharacterized protein LOC117924045 isoform X2 translates to MDSSFCLRYCSLSSLPLRVPSTVNFSRANKPHFSFHPSSLSLSKSSRSGPIRHIPSPITCATNGSNGFSRPATNDKGDNNIARGTVRVSLAMACVLGIIGCSYTMKHKAHAFPPIGSPWGAETATNKGKYDEASRHCEDLSKKEIYYSRYFRTDQRYHLYKGIVYAMWYKNDVKAKECFQKYIDILDASPKLG, encoded by the exons ATGGACTCCTCATTTTGTCTTCGGTATTGCAGCCTGTCCAGTCTGCCCCTTCGTGTGCCTTCGACTGTGAATTTTTCAAGGGCTAACAAACCCCATTTCAGTTTTCACCCTTCttccctttctctttctaaGAGTTCCAGGAGCGGCCCCATTAGACACATCCCTAGTCCCATAACTTGCGCCACCAATGGGAGCAATGGATTTTCGAGGCCTGCAACAAACGATAAAGGTGATAACAATATTGCAAGAGGTACAGTACGGGTCTCTTTGGCTATGGCTTGTGTACTTGGGATCATTGGCTGCAGTTACACAATGAAGCATAAAGCCCATGCATTTCCGCCGATTGGTTCTCCATGGGGTGCAGAGACTGCTACCAATAAG GGAAAATATGATGAAGCTAGCAGGCATTGTGAAGATCTTTCTAAGAAAGAAATATACTATAGTCGCTACTTTAGGACAGACCAAAGATATCATCTTTACAAG GGTATTGTATATGCCATGTGGTATAAAAATGATGTCAAGGCAAAGGAATGCTTTCAGAAATACATTGATATCCTAGATGcatctccaaaacttggatga
- the LOC117924127 gene encoding uncharacterized protein LOC117924127, producing MEFSVLCNRPCPIANIALLIHQPVNAARLTKTRLGFPPSSLSFPKGSVGRTVQHIPSPITCTLDELSFPTRKNEGGNNNSRSMVGASLALACALGIISCSGMMYHKAFASSSTTMEMAARTNIEVKTAMDLLMPSRGADEAEKYLKKKIKAHNEDNEACYYTRVALAEVLMHRGKYKEAAQQCQILEQNPNYHYLVKKDKKFHLMQMFIYGMLNENKKVKQYWKNFKQAYKTGVPL from the exons ATGGAGTTCTCAGTGCTTTGCAACCGCCCTTGCCCCATAGCCAATATAGCACTTCTCATTCATCAACCTGTGAATGCTGCAAGACTTACCAAAACCCGTTTGGGCTTTCCCCCTTCGTCTCTTTCATTCCCCAAGGGTTCCGTGGGCCGCACAGTTCAACACATCCCTAGTCCTATAACTTGTACACTTGATGAGCTTTCATTCCCTACAAGGAAAAATGAAGGTGGGAACAACAATTCAAGAAGCATGGTAGGAGCATCCTTGGCTTTGGCTTGTGCTCTTGGCATCATTAGTTGCAGTGGTATGATGTACCATAAAGCTTTTGCATCTTCTTCAACGACCATGGAAATGGCTGCAAGGACTAACATTGAG GTGAAAACCGCAATGGATCTATTAATGCCCTCTAGAGGAGCTGATGAAGCTGAGAAATACctgaagaagaaaattaaggCACACAATGAGGATAATGAAGCTTGTTACTATACAAGAGTGGCACTAGCAGAAGTTCTCATGCATAGA GGAAAGTACAAAGAAGCAGCGCAGCAATGTCAAATACTCGAGCAGAATCCCAACTATCACTATCTAGTGAAGAAAGATAAAAAGTTTCACCTTATGCAG ATGTTTATATATGGCATGTTGAATGAGAACAAGAAAGTAAAGCAGTATTGGAAGAACTTCAAGCAGGCCTACAAAACTGGAGTTCCTCTGTGA